The following are from one region of the Sulfitobacter indolifex genome:
- a CDS encoding glycosyltransferase family 4 protein, which yields MTKTLILGPRASESCPGGITVLFEQLLSEYNASNRSYTVCDTNSQNYNSRIGMLFHVLMRLARLHDYDHVSLHGTAADYKIIGPFLCLLNALSTKTYSLRKFAGNFDEYYRNSTRIEKFLMGLCLKYSVANFFETQALVSFFKRFNRNTYWFPNSRPASRFRAKPYAGGRVDIVFLSQVMKQKGILDLVEITARNPQWSLTIAGPIRDRNLHDIIENTPGNIEYIGPVPNADVQSFLSGFHLLALPTYFEGEGYPGVLIEAFSVGLPVVTTHWGCIPEMVGSAAALAEPENTNSLETALRKVISFHEQFRTASAERFIDFETSLATSRFFESLDRVQNYKLPGTTNR from the coding sequence ATGACCAAAACACTAATTCTTGGGCCACGCGCATCGGAATCTTGCCCCGGCGGCATTACCGTACTCTTTGAGCAGCTACTCTCTGAATACAATGCTTCCAATAGAAGCTACACTGTTTGCGACACTAACTCGCAGAATTATAATAGCAGAATCGGGATGCTCTTTCACGTACTTATGCGCTTGGCAAGACTTCACGACTATGATCACGTTTCACTGCATGGAACCGCGGCAGATTATAAGATTATCGGGCCATTCTTGTGTCTGCTAAATGCCCTCTCCACGAAAACGTACTCGCTCCGAAAATTTGCTGGCAACTTCGACGAATACTATCGAAACTCCACTAGAATTGAAAAGTTCTTGATGGGTCTTTGCTTGAAATACAGCGTCGCCAACTTCTTCGAGACACAGGCCTTAGTTAGCTTCTTCAAGCGCTTCAACCGCAACACGTATTGGTTCCCAAATTCTCGGCCAGCATCTAGGTTTCGCGCCAAACCCTATGCGGGAGGGCGAGTCGATATCGTTTTTCTGTCACAAGTGATGAAGCAAAAGGGAATATTGGACTTAGTTGAGATTACGGCACGGAATCCACAGTGGTCCTTGACAATTGCTGGTCCAATTAGAGACAGGAACCTCCACGACATCATCGAGAACACGCCAGGGAACATCGAATATATTGGACCGGTTCCTAATGCCGATGTGCAGTCATTCTTATCAGGATTTCATCTGCTTGCCTTGCCAACATATTTCGAGGGGGAGGGCTACCCCGGCGTATTGATCGAAGCGTTTTCAGTCGGCCTTCCTGTGGTGACGACGCACTGGGGGTGCATCCCAGAAATGGTCGGTTCTGCAGCTGCGTTAGCTGAACCCGAAAATACGAACTCGCTAGAAACAGCGTTGCGGAAAGTAATAAGCTTTCACGAACAATTCCGCACCGCATCGGCTGAACGCTTCATTGACTTTGAGACAAGTTTGGCCACTAGCAGATTTTTCGAAAGTTTAGACCGCGTGCAGAATTATAAACTCCCAGGGACGACAAACAGATAA
- a CDS encoding asparagine synthase-related protein gives MNNTAQKISNFLHYGYHPHSCLATPSSESIDKAQAVNNDTYLQLGRMLSERRASPMYDDNPRDLLGEASRVWEGSIQNCLSRASGQIVVPISGGLDSRLILASLLRHRPAREITTYTFGSAGSLDFEIGNKVAESAGTNHLSFELSSQKIRQEDLEFACRHSIFESDVFTAPPLRAISESISPDATIWSGYMGDPSTGSHLLRNIPEGLTWAEYVYSKECYTGDDQLAYHVTGLHPEKPNLASQDNQSHEDLAELWDIENRQRKYVISQVLRGPFRFETPFADEDWLNFAFSLPRNLRLGQSFYKQFLSSEYNDLFRLPVKCNLGYPLNMNFTETVGYTAARAINRLSKNHRKRISVNYRDYCDEIANDLRNKATIYEILQSLVHRPEIDGEKIKHLVSDPTTAYTRTKAITLLASLELNLQLRNE, from the coding sequence ATGAACAATACTGCGCAGAAAATATCAAACTTTCTACACTATGGCTACCATCCCCATAGTTGTTTGGCTACTCCATCTAGTGAATCCATCGATAAGGCACAAGCAGTCAATAACGATACATATTTGCAGCTCGGAAGAATGTTGTCCGAACGCCGAGCGAGCCCAATGTATGACGATAATCCGAGGGATCTGCTTGGGGAAGCAAGTAGAGTATGGGAAGGAAGCATTCAGAATTGTCTGTCTCGCGCAAGTGGCCAAATCGTGGTTCCAATTAGTGGTGGACTAGATTCAAGACTGATATTGGCGTCACTCCTTCGCCACCGTCCAGCTCGCGAGATCACAACTTACACGTTTGGAAGCGCCGGCAGCCTTGATTTTGAGATTGGCAACAAAGTTGCCGAATCTGCAGGCACCAATCACTTATCTTTTGAGCTGTCATCACAAAAGATTCGCCAGGAAGACCTTGAGTTCGCCTGTCGGCATTCCATCTTCGAATCTGATGTTTTTACCGCCCCGCCCTTAAGAGCGATTTCAGAAAGTATTTCTCCTGACGCGACTATATGGAGTGGCTACATGGGAGATCCGAGCACGGGATCTCACCTTCTTCGAAACATCCCTGAAGGCCTTACCTGGGCCGAATATGTCTACTCGAAGGAATGCTATACTGGAGATGACCAATTAGCATATCATGTAACAGGTCTTCACCCTGAAAAACCCAACCTGGCTTCGCAGGACAATCAGAGCCACGAAGATTTGGCCGAGCTCTGGGACATAGAGAACAGACAGCGGAAATATGTGATAAGCCAAGTTTTACGAGGACCCTTCCGCTTTGAAACCCCTTTTGCTGATGAAGATTGGCTAAACTTTGCGTTCTCACTGCCGCGAAATCTGAGGTTGGGACAATCGTTTTACAAACAATTTCTTTCGTCAGAATACAATGACCTTTTTCGCCTCCCGGTAAAATGCAACCTCGGGTACCCACTAAATATGAACTTCACTGAGACCGTAGGATACACGGCAGCTAGGGCAATCAATCGGCTCTCAAAAAATCATAGGAAGCGAATATCAGTAAACTATCGCGACTATTGCGATGAAATCGCGAATGATCTGCGGAACAAGGCGACAATCTATGAAATATTACAATCCCTAGTGCATCGACCCGAGATAGACGGGGAAAAAATTAAGCATCTGGTCAGCGACCCAACTACGGCTTACACCAGAACCAAAGCAATCACCCTTCTAGCAAGCCTCGAACTAAACCTACAACTCCGCAATGAGTGA
- a CDS encoding glycosyltransferase family 4 protein, which produces MKHIIYASNSIIPSKSANSIHVCKMAQSLAKLGPKVTLLGIRPHARALGTDTEFAKFYGVKKDFGLQTFRMRRGLKGLDYLFQLKRYIRKSKPDVVYVRSVNIALEMTKLNIPVIFECHGDIENNEHNDFIDLLDSKLLLTVVVISEALKSILLSKYGDKLGRHLIVAHDGVDISRFADNGLPPAHYRHILGLPERDTACYSGHFYKGRGIELILDLAAIHRTTNFLLVGGNPDDVSRYRAISEARKLQNTIFTGFVPNGELPDYLKAADVLLMPYQKKVSISGNRGDTASWMSPLKMFEYMATLRPIISSDLAVLHEVLDEQQCIFCAPDDVAGWSRAISRLISDGALADNLARNAYRNVQHYEWDRRAKCIMERAALCLN; this is translated from the coding sequence ATGAAACACATCATCTATGCTAGTAATTCTATAATTCCCAGCAAGTCTGCCAATAGCATTCATGTCTGCAAGATGGCCCAGTCCCTTGCAAAATTGGGTCCGAAGGTCACTCTTCTAGGTATCCGCCCCCACGCGCGCGCCCTAGGAACTGACACCGAATTTGCAAAGTTTTATGGCGTTAAGAAGGACTTTGGATTACAAACATTCAGAATGCGGCGCGGCCTCAAAGGACTTGACTACTTGTTTCAACTTAAGAGGTATATTCGAAAGAGCAAGCCGGACGTAGTTTATGTGAGGTCCGTTAACATTGCGCTAGAAATGACGAAATTGAATATTCCAGTTATTTTCGAATGCCATGGCGATATCGAAAATAATGAACACAATGACTTCATTGATCTTCTCGATTCCAAACTGTTACTGACCGTTGTAGTTATCTCCGAGGCACTCAAAAGCATTCTGCTATCGAAATATGGGGACAAGTTGGGTAGGCACCTGATTGTCGCCCATGACGGCGTTGATATCTCTCGGTTCGCAGACAATGGACTTCCCCCTGCTCATTATAGACACATACTGGGACTCCCCGAACGAGACACTGCCTGCTACTCTGGGCACTTCTATAAAGGCAGGGGCATTGAGTTGATCTTGGATCTAGCCGCCATTCATAGAACTACAAATTTTCTTCTAGTTGGCGGGAACCCTGACGACGTCAGTCGGTATCGTGCGATAAGCGAAGCTAGGAAGCTTCAGAATACCATATTTACCGGCTTTGTTCCCAATGGCGAATTGCCAGATTACCTTAAGGCGGCTGACGTTCTTCTCATGCCATATCAGAAGAAGGTTTCGATCAGTGGAAATCGAGGGGATACTGCTTCCTGGATGAGCCCGCTGAAAATGTTTGAGTACATGGCCACCTTGCGACCTATTATTTCCAGTGATCTCGCCGTACTGCATGAGGTTTTGGATGAGCAGCAGTGCATCTTTTGCGCCCCGGACGATGTCGCGGGATGGTCTCGAGCAATTTCCAGATTAATTTCGGATGGAGCCTTGGCTGACAACCTTGCACGGAACGCTTACAGAAATGTGCAACACTACGAATGGGACAGACGGGCCAAATGCATCATGGAGAGAGCAGCCCTGTGCTTAAACTAA
- the galE gene encoding UDP-glucose 4-epimerase GalE: MKVLVTGGAGYIGSHTVVELLQAGHDVVVVDSLVNGHAEAIERVQDLTGRPVDLEVGDIRDRPFLDRVFAAHTPSAVVHFAGLKAVGESVENPLAYYDVSVGGSRVLLEAMDAAGCHKIIFSSSATVYGEPQYLPYDEQHPTNPVNPYGRTKMMVEQILGDWCAADPACRAISLRYFNPVGAHPSGRIGEDPQGIPNNLMPYIAQVAVGQRPALQIFEDDYEARDGTGERDYVHVVDLAKAHVAAIEALEKHAGHQVVNVGRGQGVTVLELVAAFEQASDTDIARLIAPRRAGDLPSFYANASQAKALVGWQAELGIAEMCRDTWNWQCRNPAGFGASQ, from the coding sequence ATGAAAGTATTGGTCACAGGCGGCGCGGGTTATATTGGCAGCCATACGGTCGTCGAGTTGCTGCAAGCCGGGCATGACGTTGTCGTGGTCGACAGTCTGGTCAACGGCCACGCAGAGGCCATCGAGCGGGTCCAGGACTTGACCGGCCGCCCGGTGGATCTGGAGGTGGGGGATATTCGGGATCGGCCGTTCCTCGATCGCGTCTTCGCGGCGCACACACCTAGTGCGGTGGTCCACTTCGCCGGTTTGAAGGCGGTTGGCGAGAGCGTCGAGAACCCCCTAGCCTATTACGATGTGAGTGTCGGGGGCTCGCGGGTTCTGCTAGAGGCGATGGACGCTGCCGGCTGCCACAAGATCATCTTCTCATCTTCGGCGACGGTCTACGGTGAACCGCAGTATTTGCCTTACGATGAGCAGCACCCTACCAACCCGGTCAATCCCTACGGCCGCACGAAAATGATGGTCGAGCAGATACTCGGGGATTGGTGTGCGGCAGATCCCGCGTGTCGGGCGATCTCACTGCGGTATTTCAATCCTGTCGGGGCGCATCCCTCGGGCCGCATTGGCGAGGATCCGCAAGGGATACCGAACAACCTCATGCCCTATATCGCACAGGTGGCGGTAGGGCAGCGGCCGGCCCTTCAGATCTTCGAGGATGATTACGAGGCGCGGGATGGGACAGGCGAACGCGACTACGTACATGTCGTGGACCTTGCTAAAGCCCACGTCGCCGCGATCGAAGCCCTAGAGAAGCATGCTGGGCATCAGGTCGTAAATGTTGGCCGGGGCCAAGGCGTGACCGTCTTGGAGTTGGTCGCCGCCTTCGAGCAGGCGAGTGATACTGACATCGCGAGACTGATCGCGCCGCGCCGTGCCGGAGACCTGCCAAGCTTCTATGCCAACGCCAGTCAGGCTAAGGCGCTTGTTGGTTGGCAGGCAGAGCTCGGGATCGCGGAGATGTGCCGGGATACTTGGAACTGGCAATGCAGAAACCCAGCCGGTTTTGGAGCAAGCCAATAG
- a CDS encoding phenylacetate--CoA ligase family protein, translating to MKFSLNVAKSIYQNMPPRVKAPLEYVPFEVFCGRPYRLQREALRNFKQLDPGEALLERNRLLIKYLNDSISHTPFYCQWASQNGIKCFDHIDQYYDLPIIDKEMVQRNLSAFQDTRYENSRYKVSTGGSTGRQFSFHLDNECYSREWAFVADFLSEQGIEINSRRLCLRGVDSKHPDRLVEYNPLYKEMLISPLKLSEHGVAEHLEQMRNFGARWIHGYPSAVYEFAKILRSIGQSIVGIRGILLVSEKLYDFQADLIQEVFNCQPVSFYGLSERVAFAPAEHGGFTPHPLYGVCEVIDGELIATGFLNRATRLIRYRTGDAAISFGGEDRITNKLQEISGRWGKEYLIGRSGLKIYMTSLNTHSPVLERVRKFQFVQDVPGKCTIQIVPDKGFSESDGYRIHELFANKVGIELELSISLVSTIETTKRGKHSFIVRR from the coding sequence ATGAAATTCAGTCTTAACGTTGCAAAGAGTATTTACCAGAACATGCCACCACGGGTGAAAGCCCCACTCGAATATGTGCCCTTTGAAGTTTTCTGCGGCAGACCGTACCGATTGCAGCGAGAAGCTCTTCGGAACTTCAAGCAACTTGATCCTGGAGAGGCCCTGCTGGAAAGAAACCGACTGCTCATTAAGTATTTGAACGATTCGATTTCGCATACTCCGTTCTATTGTCAGTGGGCGTCACAAAATGGGATCAAGTGCTTTGACCATATAGATCAATACTATGATCTACCGATCATCGATAAAGAGATGGTTCAACGTAACCTCAGTGCGTTCCAAGACACCAGGTACGAAAATAGCCGCTACAAAGTTTCCACGGGAGGCAGCACGGGGAGGCAGTTTAGCTTTCACTTAGACAACGAATGCTACTCGAGGGAATGGGCTTTTGTTGCAGATTTTCTCAGCGAACAAGGCATTGAGATAAATAGCAGGAGGCTTTGTCTTCGTGGAGTGGATAGCAAACACCCCGATCGATTAGTCGAGTACAACCCACTCTACAAGGAGATGCTTATTTCTCCGCTCAAGCTCTCAGAGCATGGCGTAGCTGAACACTTGGAACAGATGCGAAATTTTGGGGCTCGGTGGATTCATGGATACCCTTCTGCTGTATACGAGTTCGCGAAAATTCTCAGATCCATTGGGCAAAGCATAGTTGGCATACGTGGTATCCTTCTCGTATCAGAGAAACTATACGACTTTCAGGCAGACCTTATTCAGGAAGTATTCAACTGTCAGCCAGTATCATTCTACGGTTTATCGGAGCGGGTTGCGTTCGCTCCCGCAGAGCATGGCGGGTTCACCCCCCATCCGCTATACGGAGTTTGCGAAGTAATCGACGGTGAGCTTATTGCGACAGGCTTTCTGAATAGAGCGACCCGCCTAATCAGGTACCGCACCGGAGATGCGGCCATATCTTTCGGTGGTGAAGATAGGATCACAAACAAATTGCAAGAGATCAGCGGCCGATGGGGCAAAGAGTACTTGATCGGTAGGAGCGGCCTGAAGATCTATATGACGTCACTCAACACTCATTCCCCCGTTCTTGAGAGAGTTCGAAAGTTTCAATTCGTGCAAGACGTACCGGGTAAATGCACAATTCAGATCGTGCCGGACAAAGGCTTTAGTGAATCAGATGGGTATAGAATACACGAACTGTTCGCAAACAAAGTCGGAATAGAACTGGAATTGAGCATTTCTCTTGTGAGCACGATCGAGACAACTAAAAGAGGCAAGCACTCCTTTATTGTTAGAAGATAA
- a CDS encoding glycosyltransferase, which yields MDFAKIDSLAAQNPPDWDPRDTNIVSAGRITEQKGFDVLIDCLAHLVRANSSYFLHIIGEDSLGEQAKLELRAQELGVRDRVKFWGFQRNPYVFFKNCDIFVLSSRWEGMPNAMLENIYLESTVVATDCTESVSRLLARENAGYVARSGDADDLAQKILLASGHRTKIDAKMFRKRNREFFEALQVRS from the coding sequence ATGGACTTCGCCAAGATTGACAGTCTAGCAGCGCAAAATCCTCCCGATTGGGACCCAAGAGACACCAACATAGTGAGCGCTGGCCGGATTACCGAACAGAAGGGCTTCGACGTTCTTATAGATTGCTTAGCACATTTAGTACGCGCCAACAGCTCCTACTTCCTTCATATAATTGGGGAGGACTCTTTAGGAGAGCAGGCAAAACTTGAGTTGCGAGCACAGGAACTCGGCGTCCGTGACCGAGTAAAGTTTTGGGGATTTCAACGTAACCCATACGTCTTCTTTAAGAACTGCGATATCTTCGTCTTATCTTCCCGTTGGGAAGGCATGCCAAACGCAATGTTGGAAAACATATACTTGGAAAGTACAGTTGTAGCAACCGATTGCACTGAGTCCGTATCTCGCCTCTTGGCTCGTGAAAATGCCGGCTATGTCGCAAGAAGTGGTGACGCAGATGACCTTGCGCAAAAGATTTTGCTAGCTTCGGGGCATCGAACCAAGATCGACGCGAAGATGTTTCGCAAGCGCAACAGAGAATTCTTTGAAGCTCTTCAGGTAAGAAGCTAA
- a CDS encoding lipopolysaccharide biosynthesis protein: MQRFVRDSLALFSGQAVRVVIGLGSTIALARFLGADARGQFAIVMASTSILSTVLTFGMPQTNWIFSGLDSKKNDQLLGITLLTCILASLLGFILIFNASVFLPSIYSFDVFRDPIFLISAGTLCALMILYSCLIEFLKGNQQFPFLGSILPFQAFLIFLGYVICYNFELGIYSAVLIQNGATFIAVILLFARACKVAAPSLAFSKEYMAKIARSCFSYFSVSLAITLAQHSTPIFMSFFAMEASEIAQLAIALALIGQLELIPTAVTSAFLPSLARGSDLTEAQIASKVAWTCKLSAIIFFIIFISIAIPFVLLILPIFLGPEYELVGPLFIILSLGSFAASTGKIINVFFNLTNRASLEAIPVWVRVVLQIGLISLAGLAGNIYLFAVSIVVGRIARILLSYFFFYRHTGITPVQLAPNFEAVRRVLQIPNDLLAKRSGK; this comes from the coding sequence TTGCAACGATTTGTTAGGGATTCTCTCGCTCTATTCTCTGGCCAAGCGGTCAGGGTGGTGATCGGCCTCGGCTCCACCATCGCACTTGCCCGCTTTCTTGGAGCGGATGCTAGAGGACAATTCGCGATTGTTATGGCGTCAACAAGCATTCTCTCAACAGTATTGACCTTTGGAATGCCACAGACTAACTGGATCTTCTCAGGCCTGGACTCAAAGAAAAATGACCAGCTGCTTGGAATAACACTCTTGACATGCATTCTAGCTTCTCTGCTAGGGTTTATCCTAATTTTCAATGCGTCGGTATTCCTCCCAAGCATCTACAGCTTCGACGTCTTCAGAGACCCGATTTTCCTAATCTCTGCAGGAACCCTATGCGCACTCATGATATTGTATTCATGTCTGATCGAGTTTCTCAAAGGCAACCAACAATTTCCATTCCTTGGATCAATTTTGCCCTTTCAGGCATTTCTTATCTTTCTCGGATACGTAATTTGCTATAATTTTGAATTAGGAATCTATTCGGCAGTACTAATCCAGAATGGGGCAACCTTCATTGCAGTGATCCTCCTTTTTGCCCGGGCCTGCAAAGTTGCAGCGCCAAGCTTGGCGTTCTCCAAAGAATACATGGCAAAGATTGCTCGAAGTTGTTTTTCGTATTTTTCAGTGAGCCTCGCGATAACTCTCGCGCAGCATAGCACTCCCATTTTTATGAGCTTTTTCGCGATGGAAGCGTCAGAGATCGCCCAACTTGCCATAGCGCTAGCTCTTATTGGGCAACTCGAACTGATCCCCACTGCCGTTACGAGCGCCTTCTTACCTAGCCTTGCAAGAGGCTCCGATCTTACTGAAGCCCAAATTGCCAGCAAGGTTGCGTGGACCTGCAAGCTGAGCGCAATTATATTCTTCATAATTTTCATATCGATCGCCATTCCTTTCGTGCTTCTGATCCTACCAATATTTCTCGGGCCCGAATACGAGTTAGTTGGACCGCTGTTCATAATCCTTTCCCTTGGCTCTTTTGCAGCAAGCACCGGTAAAATAATTAACGTGTTCTTCAACTTAACGAACAGGGCTAGTCTCGAAGCCATCCCTGTCTGGGTTCGCGTGGTCCTGCAGATCGGACTCATCTCTCTAGCTGGACTTGCTGGGAACATCTACCTTTTTGCTGTATCGATCGTCGTGGGAAGAATTGCGAGAATCCTTCTGAGCTATTTCTTCTTTTACCGCCATACAGGCATTACTCCGGTGCAACTTGCACCGAATTTCGAAGCGGTTAGGCGAGTTTTGCAAATCCCGAACGATCTCCTCGCAAAGCGCTCGGGGAAATAG
- the tviB gene encoding Vi polysaccharide biosynthesis UDP-N-acetylglucosamine C-6 dehydrogenase TviB — translation MEEKIQMEDKIAVIGLGYVGLPLAVEFGKHRPVVGFDVNPDRLTELKAGCDSTGEVTGSELAEAKYLSLSSNPEDISSARIYIVTVPTPIDDHKRPDLTPLLKASHTVGRALKPGDIVIYESTVYPGATEEDCVPILERTSGLEYNRDFFCGYSPERINPGDKERRLTTITKITSGSTPEIAKKVDDLYASVITAGTHQAPSIRVAEAAKVIENTQRDLNIALINELAIIFNRMGINTEDVLDAAGTKWNFLPFRPGLVGGHCIGVDPYYLTHKAEALGYHPQVILSGRRINDGMANYVAGQMVKEMIRKNIGISGARVLILGLAFKENCPDIRNTKVIDVIRDLEEYGLSVDVHDPWVDKYEAKEAYNIELIETPPLGTYDGIILCVPHMLFRDLGVERIRQWGKTAHTLYDLKYLLPAIETDIRL, via the coding sequence ATGGAAGAGAAAATCCAAATGGAAGATAAAATAGCAGTGATCGGGCTTGGTTATGTCGGTCTGCCGTTAGCTGTCGAATTCGGCAAGCATCGTCCCGTCGTTGGCTTTGACGTGAATCCAGATCGCCTCACTGAACTTAAGGCAGGATGCGACAGTACGGGAGAGGTTACCGGCTCGGAGCTAGCAGAGGCGAAGTACCTTTCACTGTCATCGAACCCAGAGGATATCTCCTCTGCAAGAATCTATATTGTGACAGTTCCAACCCCTATTGATGATCATAAAAGACCAGATCTAACCCCACTGCTTAAAGCGTCTCATACTGTCGGTCGGGCCCTTAAGCCCGGAGACATTGTTATTTATGAATCGACCGTTTATCCGGGCGCAACAGAAGAAGACTGCGTTCCAATATTGGAGCGCACCTCAGGCCTAGAATACAATAGAGATTTCTTCTGCGGATATAGCCCTGAACGGATCAATCCGGGCGACAAAGAACGACGGTTAACAACAATTACGAAAATTACGTCAGGCTCCACGCCGGAAATCGCAAAGAAAGTGGACGACCTCTATGCTTCCGTAATCACCGCAGGAACTCACCAAGCGCCAAGCATAAGGGTGGCTGAAGCGGCGAAAGTAATCGAGAACACACAGCGTGATTTAAACATAGCGCTAATAAACGAGCTCGCGATCATCTTCAACCGCATGGGAATAAACACTGAAGACGTTCTCGACGCCGCAGGAACAAAATGGAATTTTCTACCGTTTCGCCCTGGCCTGGTAGGGGGACACTGTATCGGCGTCGACCCCTACTACCTTACACATAAAGCTGAGGCGTTGGGCTACCATCCGCAAGTGATCCTCTCCGGACGTCGCATCAATGACGGAATGGCGAATTACGTAGCAGGCCAAATGGTTAAAGAAATGATACGAAAAAATATCGGCATCAGCGGAGCGCGGGTGCTGATACTAGGCCTAGCATTTAAGGAAAACTGTCCGGACATAAGGAATACAAAAGTTATCGACGTTATCCGAGATCTCGAAGAGTACGGGCTCAGCGTAGACGTTCATGACCCGTGGGTCGATAAGTACGAAGCGAAGGAGGCCTACAACATAGAACTCATCGAGACGCCCCCTTTGGGAACGTATGATGGGATCATTCTGTGCGTGCCTCACATGCTGTTTCGTGATCTAGGAGTTGAAAGAATTAGACAATGGGGAAAAACAGCACATACCCTCTATGATCTAAAGTACCTCCTACCTGCAATTGAAACCGACATCCGCCTTTAA
- a CDS encoding GDP-mannose 4,6-dehydratase, protein MRKVLITGTAGFIGFHLASLLLEEGFEVVGYDGMTDYYDIRLKEKRHEILLQNKKFSCRIGMLEDIEALKSLCRDEKPSIIVHLAAQAGVRYSLENPRSYIDSNIVGTFNVMECARELNAEHLLMASTSSVYGASENMPYNEIGTSDSQLTIYAATKKATEVMGHSYAHLWGLPTTMFRFFTVYGPWGRPDMALFKFTKGILENTPIDIYNHGNMYRDFTYVQDLVKGIRLLIDAVPKRPEQIGDPPQGDSLSVVAPFRIVNIGNAERVRLLDYVEAIENALGKPAIRNYMEMQKGDVPATWADTQLLKKLTGYQPETNYRDGVKKFVDWYREYYAT, encoded by the coding sequence ATGCGAAAAGTTCTTATTACTGGAACCGCAGGTTTCATCGGCTTTCACCTCGCAAGCCTACTATTGGAAGAAGGATTTGAAGTGGTCGGTTATGACGGGATGACAGACTACTACGACATCCGCCTTAAAGAAAAAAGGCATGAGATCCTCCTCCAGAACAAGAAATTTTCTTGCCGAATTGGCATGCTAGAGGATATAGAAGCACTGAAATCTCTTTGTCGAGATGAAAAGCCAAGTATTATCGTCCACCTCGCGGCTCAAGCCGGAGTGCGCTACAGCCTTGAGAATCCGAGATCATATATAGATTCAAACATTGTTGGCACCTTTAATGTGATGGAATGCGCACGTGAACTGAATGCAGAACACCTTTTGATGGCATCTACGTCGTCGGTTTACGGCGCCAGTGAGAATATGCCATATAATGAAATCGGGACATCCGACAGTCAACTAACAATTTATGCGGCCACAAAAAAGGCAACGGAAGTTATGGGGCATTCGTATGCCCATCTCTGGGGGCTTCCCACGACGATGTTTCGGTTCTTTACAGTCTATGGACCTTGGGGCCGACCAGACATGGCACTGTTCAAATTTACCAAGGGCATTTTAGAAAACACACCAATTGATATCTATAACCATGGAAACATGTATCGCGATTTTACTTATGTTCAAGATTTGGTCAAAGGTATACGCCTATTGATTGATGCGGTGCCCAAACGCCCTGAACAAATAGGTGATCCACCCCAGGGGGATAGCCTTAGTGTCGTTGCCCCATTCCGAATTGTGAATATTGGAAATGCTGAGAGAGTAAGGCTTCTAGACTACGTCGAAGCCATCGAAAATGCTCTCGGGAAACCTGCGATCCGAAACTATATGGAAATGCAGAAAGGTGATGTGCCGGCAACTTGGGCTGACACGCAACTACTCAAGAAATTAACAGGATATCAACCGGAAACCAATTACCGTGATGGAGTGAAGAAGTTTGTGGACTGGTATCGTGAGTACTATGCGACATAG